TGGAGCCGGGGCGGGCGGCCAGCCGGTCGGCCACCTCCGACTGCACCATCACCAGCCCGCGCTCCAGCGAGGGCAGCAGGCCGAGCAGGTGGAGCAGCACCGGCACCGAGACGTTGTAGGGCAGGTTGGCCACCAGCGCCGTGGGCGCGGGGCCGGGCACCTCGCTGACCCGCAGGGCATCGGCCAGGACCACCTCGAAGCGGTCGGCGTGGTCGGGGGCGCGCTCGGCCACGGTCGCGGGCAGCAGGCCGGCGAGCAGCGGGTCGATCTCCAGCGCCACCACGCGGCGGGCCACCTCGAGCAGGGCCAGGGTCAGCGACCCCAGTCCGGGACCGACCTCGAGCACGACGTCGTCGGCCCCGATGCCGGAGTCGCGCACGATCCGCCGCACCGTGTTGGGGTCGATGACGAAGTTCTGCCCCTTCTGCTTGGTGGGGCGCAGGTCGAGCCCGTCCGCGAGCAGACGCACCTCCGCCGGACCGAGCAGTCTCGGTCCGGCGGAGGAAGTCGTCACGGGGACGAGCGTAGAGGCCGTCAGTGACCGGCCCCGCAGTGCGGCCAGGCGCCGTAGCCGCCCTCGGCCGCCGCCACGCGCTCGGCGATGGCGATCTGCTGCTCGCGGCTGTTGGCGCTGGGCAGGCCGGAGCCGCCGTACGCCTGCCAGGTGCCGAGGCTGAACTGCAGGCCGCCGTAGTAGCCGTTGCCGGTGTTGGCCGCCCAGTTGCCGCCCGACTCGCACGCGGCGATGGCGTCCCAGACGCTGCCGCCGCCGACGCTGGCGGTGGGGGTCGCGGGCGCGGCCGGCTTGGTGCCGACCCGGACGATCGCGTCGACCGGGGCGCGCAGCACGCGGGACTTCACGACCGTGGTGCGCACGACCTCGCCGTTGCGCCAGAACTTCTTGTAGGTCACGTCGCGGACGCCGTCGCGGCTGGGACGGACCGTGCGGGTCTCGCCCTCGGTCATCGAGTCGTCCTCGCGGGTGACGGTGCCGGCGTCGATGACCTGGCGGGGCACCCGCTGGGTCTGGACGGCGCGCTTGACCACGACCACGCGGTCGCCGTCCTCGAGGGCGGCGCTGCGGGAGGGGCGGACGAGGTCGTCGCGGTCGACGTCGGCGGCGGTCTCGCGCAGCAGGTCGGCCACGGTGGCGACGGGCACGTCGTGCCGCACGGCCTTCTTCGTGCCGACCTTGAGGGAGACCTTCTTGGGCGTGACGATCGACAGGGCCATGCCCGAGCGGTCGATGGTGGCGCTGCGGCTGACCGACAGGGCGGCGCCGCTGATGCGGAGCCCGACCTGCGACAGGGCGGTCGAGACCTGGGTCGCGGTGGTCCACACGGTCTTCTCCTCGCCGTCGATGCTCAGGGCCAGCGGACGCCCGACGCGCACGGCGATCTCGGTGCCGTCGTTGACGGGCGTGTCGACGCTGGGCACGACCGAGTCGTG
This genomic interval from Nocardioides scoriae contains the following:
- the rsmA gene encoding 16S rRNA (adenine(1518)-N(6)/adenine(1519)-N(6))-dimethyltransferase RsmA; the protein is MTTSSAGPRLLGPAEVRLLADGLDLRPTKQKGQNFVIDPNTVRRIVRDSGIGADDVVLEVGPGLGSLTLALLEVARRVVALEIDPLLAGLLPATVAERAPDHADRFEVVLADALRVSEVPGPAPTALVANLPYNVSVPVLLHLLGLLPSLERGLVMVQSEVADRLAARPGSKIYGVPSVKAAWYADVRRAGAVGRNVFWPAPNVDSGLVAWTRREPPTTAVTRAQVFAVVDAAFAQRRKALRAALRTLAGSAEASTAALAAAGIDPLTRGEQLELADFVRIAEALA
- a CDS encoding resuscitation-promoting factor, with the translated sequence MRARLEHLSKSKTLLVGLTLAVVLALVGTATAYAAMSRTVTLSVDGQRSEVRTFASSVGDVLAAEGIEPGQHDSVVPSVDTPVNDGTEIAVRVGRPLALSIDGEEKTVWTTATQVSTALSQVGLRISGAALSVSRSATIDRSGMALSIVTPKKVSLKVGTKKAVRHDVPVATVADLLRETAADVDRDDLVRPSRSAALEDGDRVVVVKRAVQTQRVPRQVIDAGTVTREDDSMTEGETRTVRPSRDGVRDVTYKKFWRNGEVVRTTVVKSRVLRAPVDAIVRVGTKPAAPATPTASVGGGSVWDAIAACESGGNWAANTGNGYYGGLQFSLGTWQAYGGSGLPSANSREQQIAIAERVAAAEGGYGAWPHCGAGH